A DNA window from Prochlorococcus marinus XMU1406 contains the following coding sequences:
- a CDS encoding PIN/TRAM domain-containing protein, translating into MTDILVLILFVLSGAASGWLGVDLLPVDVLKQVSNVEGFRIVLAIIGFFVGLAAGFVFLQLRKTFLDQIRTMPTDLLISRSVGLILGLLVANLLLAPILLIPFPREVFFAKPLAAILSNIFFGVLGYKLADTHGRTLLRLFNPNNTDAYLVNEGILPAASPKILDTSVIIDGRINGLLSCGLLEGQLIVAQSVIDELQTLADSSSNEKRSKGRRGLKLLKELRDLYGRRLVINPTKYEGNGVDEKLLKITEDMTGTLITADYNLSQIAEVKELKVMNLSDLVIALRPEVQPGESLNIKIVREGKEKMQGIGYLDDGTMVVIDEAKNFVGSRLDIVITGALQTPTGRMVFGKLINDPESNKSFKSPATQG; encoded by the coding sequence ATGACAGATATCTTAGTATTAATTTTATTTGTTTTGTCTGGGGCTGCTTCAGGATGGCTTGGTGTTGATTTATTGCCAGTAGACGTACTCAAACAGGTATCTAATGTAGAGGGTTTTAGAATTGTTTTAGCAATAATTGGTTTTTTTGTAGGATTAGCAGCTGGTTTTGTATTTCTTCAACTTAGAAAAACTTTTCTTGATCAAATAAGAACAATGCCAACGGACTTACTAATAAGTAGGTCCGTCGGTCTAATTTTAGGATTACTTGTTGCGAATCTTTTACTTGCTCCAATACTATTAATCCCCTTTCCTAGAGAGGTTTTTTTCGCAAAACCTTTAGCAGCGATATTAAGCAACATTTTCTTTGGTGTTCTTGGTTATAAGTTGGCAGATACCCATGGAAGGACATTATTGAGATTATTCAATCCCAATAATACTGATGCATATCTAGTCAATGAAGGAATCCTCCCTGCTGCAAGTCCAAAAATTCTAGATACTAGCGTAATTATTGATGGAAGAATCAATGGCCTACTAAGTTGCGGCTTATTGGAAGGGCAATTAATTGTTGCTCAAAGTGTAATTGATGAATTACAAACTTTAGCTGACTCAAGCAGTAATGAAAAAAGGTCGAAAGGAAGAAGAGGTCTCAAGTTATTAAAAGAATTAAGAGATCTATATGGGAGAAGACTTGTAATAAACCCAACAAAGTATGAAGGTAATGGGGTAGATGAAAAACTCTTGAAAATTACTGAGGATATGACAGGAACTTTAATTACGGCAGATTATAATCTTTCTCAGATTGCTGAAGTTAAAGAATTAAAAGTTATGAATTTGAGTGATTTGGTTATTGCCTTAAGGCCAGAAGTACAACCAGGAGAATCACTTAATATAAAAATCGTTAGAGAAGGCAAAGAAAAAATGCAGGGTATTGGATATTTAGATGACGGCACAATGGTTGTTATTGATGAGGCAAAGAATTTTGTAGGAAGCAGATTAGATATTGTTATCACAGGAGCATTACAAACTCCCACTGGAAGAATGGTCTTTGGAAAACTAATAAATGATCCTGAGTCAAACAAATCTTTTAAATCACCAGCGACACAGGGCTAA
- the ilvC gene encoding ketol-acid reductoisomerase, producing the protein MTQLFYDTDADLSLLNNKTIAIIGYGSQGHAHALNLKDSGMDVIVGLYKGSKSESKAINDGLQVFSVSEACEKADWIMILLPDEFQKDVYLKEIEPNLKEGKILSFAHGFNIRFGLIKPPSFVDVVMIAPKGPGHTVRWEYQNGQGVPALFAVDQDSSGNARSLAMAYAKGIGGTRAGILETNFKEETETDLFGEQAVLCGGLSELVKSGFETLVEAGYQPELAYFECLHEVKLIVDLMVKGGLSQMRDSISNTAEYGDYVSGKRLINSDTKREMQKILKDIQDGTFAKNFVEECDKNKPLMTKLREENSKHEIEKVGKGLRSMFSWLK; encoded by the coding sequence ATGACCCAACTCTTTTACGACACAGATGCAGATCTAAGTCTTTTAAATAATAAAACAATAGCGATTATTGGATATGGTTCACAAGGACATGCACATGCCCTAAACCTTAAAGATAGCGGAATGGATGTAATTGTTGGATTATATAAAGGAAGTAAGTCTGAAAGCAAAGCTATTAACGATGGTCTACAAGTATTTAGCGTTTCTGAAGCTTGCGAAAAAGCAGACTGGATTATGATTCTCCTCCCAGATGAGTTTCAGAAAGATGTTTACCTTAAAGAAATAGAACCAAACTTAAAAGAAGGAAAGATATTAAGTTTTGCTCATGGCTTCAATATAAGATTCGGACTTATCAAACCTCCTAGTTTTGTGGATGTTGTAATGATTGCCCCAAAAGGACCTGGACACACTGTTCGTTGGGAATATCAGAATGGTCAAGGAGTTCCAGCATTGTTTGCTGTAGATCAGGATTCTTCCGGAAATGCAAGATCATTGGCGATGGCTTACGCTAAAGGGATTGGCGGAACAAGAGCTGGGATTCTTGAAACAAACTTCAAAGAAGAAACAGAAACTGATTTGTTTGGAGAACAAGCGGTTTTGTGCGGAGGATTATCAGAACTCGTCAAATCAGGCTTCGAAACTCTTGTAGAGGCAGGCTATCAGCCCGAACTTGCTTACTTCGAATGCTTACATGAAGTCAAACTTATTGTTGATTTAATGGTGAAGGGAGGTTTATCTCAAATGAGAGATTCAATTTCAAATACTGCAGAATATGGAGATTATGTAAGTGGTAAAAGACTTATCAATAGTGATACAAAGAGAGAAATGCAGAAAATTCTAAAAGATATTCAAGATGGAACTTTCGCTAAGAATTTTGTGGAAGAATGCGATAAAAACAAGCCCTTAATGACAAAATTAAGAGAAGAGAACTCAAAACATGAAATTGAGAAAGTAGGTAAAGGTCTGCGCTCGATGTTCAGTTGGCTGAAATAA
- a CDS encoding ATP-dependent Clp protease proteolytic subunit, translating to MTVSAPYYGENTVMRTPPPDLPSLLLKERIVYLGLPLFSDDDAKRQLGMDVTELIIAQLLYLEFEDPEKPIYFYINSTGTSWYTGDAVGFETEAFAICDTISYIKPPVHTICIGQAMGTAAVILSSGTKGQRAALPHASIVLHQPISGARGQATDIQIRAEEVLKNKKSMLEILSRNTGKTIEELSKDSDRMSYLNPQEALDYGVIDRILTSQKDLPNKI from the coding sequence ATGACTGTATCTGCTCCTTATTACGGAGAAAACACCGTGATGAGGACCCCGCCCCCTGATCTTCCCTCTCTTTTACTGAAAGAGCGAATTGTTTATCTTGGTTTACCATTATTTTCAGATGATGATGCGAAAAGACAACTAGGAATGGATGTTACTGAGCTAATCATTGCTCAACTTCTTTATCTAGAGTTTGAGGATCCTGAAAAACCAATCTATTTCTATATAAATTCAACTGGAACAAGTTGGTACACTGGTGACGCAGTTGGTTTTGAAACAGAAGCTTTCGCTATCTGCGATACAATAAGCTACATTAAGCCTCCAGTACACACAATATGTATCGGACAAGCAATGGGGACAGCTGCAGTTATCCTTTCATCTGGCACTAAGGGGCAAAGAGCCGCTCTTCCACATGCCTCTATTGTTTTGCATCAACCTATAAGCGGAGCGAGAGGCCAAGCAACGGATATCCAAATTAGAGCTGAGGAAGTTTTGAAAAATAAAAAATCAATGCTGGAGATTTTATCTCGTAATACTGGAAAGACTATTGAAGAACTCTCAAAAGACTCTGACAGGATGAGTTATCTCAACCCCCAAGAAGCACTAGATTATGGAGTTATCGATAGAATACTCACAAGTCAAAAAGATCTACCAAATAAAATTTAA
- a CDS encoding chlorophyll a/b-binding protein encodes MQENGSPIENQNDDFTNTSSTDNEYSKWVDNQGDEVKNVFGFNRSAELVNGRAAMIGFLMLILTELVFSGRPVTSSIFGIN; translated from the coding sequence ATGCAAGAAAACGGCTCTCCAATAGAAAATCAAAATGATGATTTTACTAATACATCATCAACTGATAATGAATACTCAAAATGGGTAGACAATCAGGGAGATGAAGTAAAGAATGTTTTTGGATTTAATAGAAGTGCTGAACTTGTAAATGGTAGAGCAGCAATGATCGGATTCTTAATGCTCATATTAACCGAGTTAGTTTTTAGCGGCAGACCTGTTACTTCTTCAATTTTTGGTATTAATTAA
- the cbiB gene encoding adenosylcobinamide-phosphate synthase CbiB, translating into MAEINLFLIFLGSIGFDLLIGDPRFLIHPVQVIGFYIKKISDYLINNFGENKNILFWGGLIVAISTIGMSFGLGKLIELSYVQSRNNFFGGLLIFFGLSSCIATKGLISSVKEIAELIEREEINDQNKRIIKEKVQRIVSRDVSSSSLEHLLRSSTESLTENSVDGIFGPLFWIFIGIFFMKFSNFLPGPLSLGFSYKAISTLDSMIGYKYDYFRYLGFFSAKVEDIFTFVPSRLVLITLPLVSPKINEYGSIIKKSYLDGKKYDSPNAGISEAIFAYISGIKLGGKSKYKNEIIEKPMINENGDNCTGEKIKLICQLILRLQFLWIIIFVLIFFIISTLIK; encoded by the coding sequence TTGGCTGAAATAAATTTATTTTTAATATTCCTCGGATCGATTGGTTTTGATTTATTGATCGGCGATCCAAGATTCTTAATCCACCCAGTCCAAGTAATTGGCTTTTACATAAAAAAAATATCTGATTACCTCATAAATAATTTTGGGGAAAATAAAAATATATTATTTTGGGGAGGTTTAATCGTAGCTATATCAACCATTGGGATGAGTTTTGGTTTAGGTAAATTGATAGAACTCAGTTATGTGCAATCAAGAAATAATTTTTTTGGTGGATTGCTAATTTTTTTTGGACTTTCAAGTTGTATTGCAACTAAGGGACTTATTTCAAGTGTGAAAGAGATTGCAGAGCTAATAGAACGCGAAGAAATTAATGACCAAAATAAGAGAATAATCAAAGAGAAGGTACAAAGGATAGTAAGTAGGGATGTAAGTTCATCTTCTTTAGAACATCTTTTGAGATCAAGTACAGAGAGTCTTACCGAAAATTCTGTTGATGGAATATTTGGGCCATTATTTTGGATTTTTATTGGAATTTTTTTTATGAAATTTTCAAATTTTCTGCCAGGTCCTTTATCACTTGGTTTTTCTTATAAAGCCATAAGTACTTTAGATTCAATGATAGGTTACAAATATGATTATTTTAGATATTTAGGTTTTTTCAGTGCAAAAGTCGAAGATATTTTTACTTTTGTTCCTTCAAGATTAGTTTTAATCACATTACCTTTAGTTAGTCCCAAAATTAATGAGTATGGATCAATCATAAAAAAAAGCTATCTTGATGGTAAAAAATATGATTCGCCTAATGCTGGGATTTCAGAAGCTATATTTGCTTATATTTCTGGTATTAAATTGGGTGGAAAAAGTAAATATAAAAATGAGATTATTGAAAAGCCAATGATCAATGAGAATGGAGATAATTGCACTGGAGAGAAAATTAAATTAATTTGTCAATTAATTTTGAGATTACAATTTTTATGGATAATAATTTTTGTCTTAATTTTTTTTATAATTTCAACTTTAATTAAATAA
- a CDS encoding ATP-dependent Clp protease proteolytic subunit, with the protein MPIGTPSVPYRLPGSQYERWVDIYTRLGVERILFLGQEVNDGIANSLVAQMLYLDSDDNSKPIYLYINSPGGSVTAGLAIYDTIKYVKSDVVTICVGLAASMGAFLLAAGTKGKRVALPHSRIMIHQPLGGTSQRQASDIEIEAKEILRIKDMLNMSMADMTGQSFEKIEKDTDRDYFLSAEEAKNYGLIDRVISHPSEANQS; encoded by the coding sequence ATGCCAATAGGAACTCCAAGCGTGCCTTACAGACTTCCAGGAAGTCAATACGAAAGATGGGTTGATATTTATACAAGACTAGGTGTTGAAAGAATTCTTTTTCTTGGACAAGAAGTAAATGATGGTATTGCTAATAGCCTTGTTGCACAAATGCTTTATTTAGATTCTGATGATAATTCCAAACCTATCTATCTGTATATAAATAGCCCAGGAGGATCAGTAACTGCTGGCTTGGCTATATATGACACTATTAAATATGTAAAAAGTGATGTAGTAACCATATGCGTAGGCCTCGCAGCCTCCATGGGAGCGTTCCTATTGGCCGCTGGCACAAAAGGGAAAAGAGTTGCTTTGCCTCACAGCAGAATAATGATTCATCAACCCTTAGGAGGGACATCTCAACGTCAAGCAAGTGATATTGAAATAGAAGCTAAGGAAATTTTAAGAATTAAAGATATGTTAAATATGTCTATGGCAGATATGACAGGCCAATCATTTGAGAAAATTGAAAAGGATACTGATAGAGATTATTTCCTAAGTGCGGAAGAAGCAAAAAACTATGGCTTAATTGATAGAGTAATTTCACATCCAAGCGAAGCAAATCAGTCTTAA